Genomic DNA from Salvia miltiorrhiza cultivar Shanhuang (shh) chromosome 1, IMPLAD_Smil_shh, whole genome shotgun sequence:
TTGAATTAGATCCGGATTAGGATCCGGGTCGAGTAAGACTCGAGTTTATCTTTATTACAAGATTAATCATATTGCCAAGTCCTTCAATATATTTAAATGGGCTGGTTCACGGGCTTAGTTTTGCAATTGAGCCCAATTAATAGGGCATAGTGTagaacaattttttattttttattctctttccCTCTCTATTTTTTTGCTTTGggtaaattgcatgaaaatacttgatcttataccaaaatctggttttttgacaaattttttaattgtagcaaaaaataTAACGACCTTGCAATCGGTTGCAATGTCGGTCCGGAGAGATTTTCCAACTAAATTCAATTAGGATTTACTACTTACGTGTGGGCTTTATCCAACGGAAGCAATTAGTTGTATTCGTGGCCTGGTGTGTGTGCAGTGACtgaacgacgtcgttttcgaTTGGGACCAAAATAACGTCGTTTCTAGAAATTGGATGAATTTTTGGAAGAATTATGTCGAAGGAGAGGGGAAAACGATGGGAAGAAGAGATGGTGAGATAAGTTCGATCGAATCCATGATCCTTATATGTATTGCTACCGATTTATTTCTTGCTAAATCGACATCGTTTTATGCAAATGAAAACGGCACTGTTTCATTAACCAGCCCGACTAGCCATCTTAGTTTTTCGGAGATCCGCTTCAGCATCGATTTGGGGGAAAAATGTCTCCGGACCGACATTGCAGCCGATTGCAAGGTCGTtatatttttttgctataattaaaaagtttgtcaaaaaactaGATTTTGATATAAAAtcgggtattttcatgcaatttatctttttttttattttattttttttataatagttTATTACTTTGTTTAGCTTAACATACTAGTTTTTCGAATATAGCGATTATAGACTTAGGCTAAATGTTAAGCTTATTGCAACTAATAAATAGTTCTAACATGCTCCACTTTTATAAAGTGCTCTCAAAATCAATATCCTATTTCGTTTTTTTAAGGGGAAAggaaatatatattatgttgtAATCATCGTGTAAAATGTGAATAGTAAATATAGAATCGGAGAACAAGATAATCGAACCAATATCATTTTGAAGGCGAAACCCAATACCCACCATCATCGCAGGAAGTTCAAACTACTTAcataaatatcatattttttaaggtaatcaaatactccctccgtctgcgatatcgtttccacatttacTATTTCGGTTCGTCCgcgatatcattttcacttccatttatagaaataGGATCCACAAACTTCATCTGACAACAATAGTATGATCCAAACTTCACCCACTACAATATCCACTATTATTCAtcacttttcttaaaatccgcATTGCCTATaatgtgaaaacgatatcgcggacggatggagtaattacAATTGTACAATTTCAAACTAAAATCATACTACTACAATATACATATGCATTATTAAATAATGCTAACATTTTAAGTAATAAATGCATTGCCGCCTCGTTGCGGGTAAGTATGAGGCCAAATTTTCGAGagccttctttttcttttctagaTATAGCTTTTCTAAACTATTCCAGAATTTCCTCAACTCTCTATACTTATCCACGCAATATTATTTAAAATCAAACAAATCGAAAATCTCCACTTATAACTAATTCCCCCTTCAAAAACACCGATCAAACTCGAATTGCAGAATTTCAGAtccaaaatcatcacaaaaatgTCGTTGATTCCAAGCTTTCTCGGGCGACGAGGCAGCGCCTTCGATCCATTCTCCGTCGACTTGTGGGATCCATTCCGCGACATGCGCGTCGGATCCGGCGACGAGACGTCGCAGTTCGCGGCGACGCGCGTGGACTGGAAGGAGACGGCGGAGGCGCACGTGTTCAAGGCGGACGTGCCCGGCCTGAAGAAGGAGGAGGTgaaggtggaggtggaggaagGGAACGTGCTGCAGATAAGCGGCGAGCGCAGCCGCGACAAGGAGGAGAAGAGCGACACGTGGCACCGCGTCGAGCGGAGCTCCGGCCAGTTCCTCCGCCGCTTCCGCCTGCCGGAGAACGCCAAGGTCGATCAGGTGAAGGCGAGTATGGAGAACGGGGTGCTCACCGTCACGGTGCCCAAGGCGGAGGTGAAGAAACCGGAGGCGAAGGCAATTGAGATTTCCGgctgagacggcggcgccggcggcggagcCTTTCTGTTTATGATTGTGATTAAATAATGTGTGTAATTAAATGATGTGTGTGATTAAATAATGTGGGAATTATAAATTTCAACAGTGCATtctcattttgttttttttttatattttatagtatttCAATTTTCACATGATCGGAATAATTGTAGAGACGAATTTACTAACAATTAAAATTTGAGACATTGttgtttcaaaaataaaagtaaaaaattgaGATATTGTTTTAACCTCGTAAATGTTACTCCAACTATTTGGTATTCTATGACTCACCTAGTTCGAATTTTactattttccattttttttttattcatagtATGTTTAGTAGCAAACACGCTATTTTTCAAGTAATACTTATTTCCAATAgagtatttaaaaaaattatttttacttgcaTCTATTTTTactatctatatatctatatatatatgaaatatcaGTTTCTAACGGCTTTTTTTTTGcgccaatttttctctctcatctatcACCTATTTTatcacactttctctctcctatctcCCTCATCTACACGTTCTCTCACCCattttaacatccatattagtatttgattaaatatgatttccatgaatttttctctcacttctccttttttttgttcttttctaaaaatcatcaaattcgattaataaaaaatattcaatatggatctTAAactaaagatcatgacaagactttaatttgatgtaaaatttatatatataaaaaattaactcgAAAAAGTTAGAATCGTTTGAAATcataaaaatcattttttttctctcatctctcctccctccactcttcttttttctttctttcaataTAATGTTACGactttttatctttattctttttttatagtaattttgttttatttttattatattagctCAATTTAAAGttctttaatttaagtaattaattGGCAAttgttatttatgaaaataaatcctatctctttttgaaaaatcaattttttggaaactttatatataaaatttgtatttaaacaaaatgaccggataaatttacatatttgtactcattattaattaaaattaaatattaaaaatattgaaaattaaaaattcatatgctttcatattcatattttttattaagtaattgatgtgaattatttcaCTTTTAAACAAatgatttacatttacttatattttaattatatttatttattttaaatatcatttaattttgatgttaaccgtgcatcgcacgggcgcgCGTACTAGTTGAATTGAAAAAGAACTAAAGAAGGCTTATATACATAATACATGCTCGCAAATTACACTTTCGGACACATTACGAGCCCATAttgcactttttttttaaaaaaagcccaaattatttatttttgaggcCCTTctattcaaaaatattactccctccgtccacgaaatgagtacccatatttcctttttcgtccgtccacgaaatgagtacccatttccctttttggcaagtgtaccccacacatctctttaattaatacactcaaaaagtgggacccttaaactattcacactacactccatacatttcttaaaacccgtgccgtccacaaatgggtactcatttcgtggacggagggagtatcctATTTCGCTCAGTCGttgtataaaaataatcttAATTCTCTTTTAAAGCGTacacaaaaattaattatattttatttatgaacaCTATGTCACAATAATTACCTTTCatatgttaatttatttatctaagcTTATTTAGATATTCtttcataatataattaattattattattatcactatttttaaaatataattattttttcaattataatataCTTAATCATTGTATTTTTCTAGGGAAATACTTGACCATTATTATTAAAACTTGTATCACTCCCTAGTCTCCTAAGACCATTTATGTTGaaatttaattctttaaataataaataaaagactgTCTACTTCGAACAGATTGGTGGTAGAGTAGGTTTGGAAAAAATATTTGGTTGACTAGTTTTCTCGTCTCTCATGTTGATGTTCAATTAATTctttttaggaaaaaaaatattcaatcccaACTCCAACTCATCTTTCAAACTCTAAATTATATTTCGTGCCATAATTTCATCTTTTGAAAaagttttgaatattttataataatttggGTTAGTAACCACTAACACATTGTAGTAGTGAGCAAAAACCGTAAAGCCAACTCTTCcctaaaaaggaaaagaaaaatgtaCTACAAAATATTATTGGTATTATAATAAATGTCCATTGACTCTGAGAGTAATTTTATCACCTGCCTCTCACAAGTACCATTCAAACAacctaataatatatatttaaatcacAAAGCCAACTCCAAATTATCAATAATTGCACTTCAATAGCACACCTACTacaaatgaaataataataataattatagctaTAACAACAATAACGACATATAAATTCCCAATTACTATTCATGATTATAGCCACTCAATAATTGCCTCCCACATACACCAAAATGTAAAGAATTATATTTACATTTCCATCTACTATCCACCAACACAAAGGGAAATAATTCAAAGAAGGCAGACTGgtaataaatagttaaatatgtTACATTAATAAGCAAAGCTACCATTTTTATTACATTTATACTTCAGCAATTGACTACTCTATTACATGAGCAAAAGGGGCATTGTGGATTTCTCTTCACTCTTGCTagttactaaaacatgcccaaATTAACTAAAACTCACACCCCACATCTcttggtaattttttttttcccaacaTACCTATTTCACACATAGGAAGAAGCTAAACCCACTTATTCCTTGAAAACATTACACCCCTCCCCTCTCAACTAACTTTTCTATAATACTTCCTACTCTTCTTCCTATTACAAAGTAAACTAGTAAAGAAAGATGCAATctcaaaaagaaggaaaaagaacATGGGATTTTCTATTATTACCCCATCCCTAACTACACACTCCATCAAATATTTGACTGGTAAATCTTCAAGAAAAAGCAAACACCATATGCTTCTACCATGTAGATCAACCTAGTTTTAGCTTTGTAGGTTGTTCCTTTCTACCAATCCCACAAAAAAGGCAAAAACACCATCCTAGAGCATCAGAGTGCACCTTCATCAATAGGTCCACTCCTGAGGGAGGTAAGCACCGCGGTTCATCGGGGACGAGCCCTCGAGCAGCCGGTGTTGCAACACCAACGCATTCCTTCGTGCCACCAACAAATCTGTTCACATAAGTTTTTTCAAATGTAAGCAACAAGATAAATCATTGATGAGTTGCATCTATGCAACGTGTCGAGTTAGCCCGACTACACACCGTATTCGGGGATGAACTTGGGCTGGtagtgtggttgagattgagcaAAACCATTCATGGTATCAAAGTTCTTGTTTAAAGCATGAACATTTCTGTTTGGAATAGAAGCAGCTGAATAACCTGAGATTGGGGGAAAAGAATAGGTAAAACAAAAACAAGGAGAAAAAAACAGTAAAAAAACATGTGAATCAAGTCAAAAGTGTCACACTTTTGGAATATAAACTAAATGGCCATATTCTCTTGGCCTAATATCTTAGTTACAAGATTCACAAAGCATGGCATTAGATTTTGGGGGCCAAACTTTTCAAAATAAAGCATAACTATTTCAGGTATTTTATTAGTATAAGTTGTATGCTTGCTTAGTGCCTTTAACATGGAAATAGGTGACAGAATATGATATATCACATAGAATCTTGTGTGAGCACAAGACAAGATGCAtgaatttgaattattttggAAATATATGTATAGTcaaaagttgaaaaaaatttggctccaaaacctaaaaattgaaaagaaaatggTCAAATTAAGGGCCCATTCCCACTGGCTACATACTTTGCAGTGATGGAGACAGAACCGAGTCCATCTCTGTACACCAATTTTCTTTAATTAGTATTTCTTCCTGACCTATATCAACAAATAACAGgcaaatttttgaaaaagaaaacaaaagtaaAAGCATGGACAGTTCCAAGatgatttttttatgatttttttattactcCCAACAATTTGAATAGAAGAGTATGAAACACAATATCTAATTTCCCTTAATACAATTTAATTATCCAAGAGAAGAAAAGGCGCTGGAGTGTGAAAATAAATACCTGCTGGCTTCTTGCGAGAATCCGAAGCGTAAGCGTTACagccattattattattaataataatgttattattattaatattaatattattattattcccaTATCGCCGTGGCAGAAACACCCCTGTGCCAGCGCACCCCCTTTTCACCGccgcaccgccgccgccgccataaACCGCCGCCCTTCCGCCCGGCCCGGGGACGCGGGCCGGGTTTGGCTGCACGGGCCATGCATCCTGACCCGTTCTCATTTGGTACATCTGCGGCCACATCTCACACCCCTGTTTCTGCTGCTTCGCCATCTGCTGCTGCAACTGTCACCaacaatttcaaatttcaaattcccccaaaagaaatttaaaaaaaaaaattgtgcaatTTTTTCAATTGAAGTTTCGGGGGAAATGGATTCGTACATAAATGCTGTGGACAAGAGAGGGATCGGGGGTTTTGGCCGCGGGGTAGAGGTGGTCGGGGGCTCTCGGTGGGCCCACGAGGCCCTTGTGTTTGGTGGGGCCCGCGGCGAGCTTGAGCttggcgacctggccggcggcGAGGTAAATCAGGTCTCCGACGGCGTCGTTTTTGGGCGTCGTCGGGGGCGAGGGGAAGCCGTTCGGGCTGCCGTTGGTCGACCCGCCGGCGCTCCGCCCCGTCCAGCTGCTCATGCGCGACAGCGTCGACTGCGGCGACGTCGACATCACCCACCGCTTCTGCGAAAACTgcaaccaaaattttttttgagaaaaagaGTAACAGATAcgaattaaatgaaaatgagtgGAACAAAATTGATACCTCGAGAAGCTCGTCGCTTTTAGTTCCGAAATCGTAAGGGAACTCGTTGGGGAAGCGGAACTCGGAGTCGGACTCAGTGAGATTGAGATTTTCTTTGTCGACGAGGAAGTCGTCTAGGAACTCGGAGGGCAGCCAGAAGCCAGCTCCTTCGGCGGTACCTGCCATGTTAATTGtttgaaaagagagagagagagagtgagtgagtGAGAGAGTGAAGAGAAAGTGAGTGAGagttgagtgttttgagtgaatAGGTTGCTGCTTGAAGAAGATATAATAATGAGGCGGTATATGGGAATGAGTATTTTGTGAGCAGAGAGGGTCCCAGTTTCTACAAGGAAGATGGGAAAGAGAattgtttagagagagagagaagagagagagagagggagggaatGTTGAGGGAGACAAAGGCCTTGCATTTATTATGGTTACAGGGCTATTTTTGGACGAAGAATATATgaaattcaaaaatcaaatgGGCTTCTTTTCCgctttttatcttttaaattttaaaaataagcataataatcaaattTGGAGAAgggaaataattttaaaaaaattggtgtAGGTGTGAGTGTGTGGCAAAAGCCCTTAATTCATGCAGTGAACAACAGTGGTTCAAGACATTTGTCACACTTGTGCTCCACTAATGTTTCATATCTTATTAGCGTCAAATGCATCACTTTTCTCTTAAAAAgtaaatttcttaattcccgtatCTAAAATAAGTGAATTCATTAGAATGAGACAGAGTGAGTAATATACTCCTTATGTTCCACTCAGTATAGCCACTTACTTTAAAACACACGATTATTAAGAAGAATTAtgattaaagaataaaaatgaTATAAAGTGATAGAGTCCATAACtttttataagataaataattttttttttttttagaattgatCATTTTAGTAGGACAgtcaaaaatgacaaaatgatCATATTAAATGGGACAGAGAGTATTACAAATATTAATATGTTAAATTTGGTGCTTTAGTGTCGACAAATGGTACTAATAGATTTAAATCTATTACAACCAAATTGTTTTAGGAAGGGACAaacttagaatttaaaaatacacgagtaaaattatactccctccatcctaggccaataggcccagttcctttcggcacggagattaagaaagtcaCTTTTTGATAGgtaaatggtgtggtccaccaacaattaattttttaagtgTTCTCTTATTTTCTTTAATCACATTTAATTACTTTGCTCATCTAAACATTCAAGATTAAATCTAAATGCTCAACAATTCATTCTTCTTCAAGATTAAATCTAAACTGCCGAAATTCATTCTTCTTCAAGCTTCAAGCTTCAACAATTTAAACAATTCAACAAGCTTCAAGAACGAAACTTTCGGCAACCCATTTCACCATGTACGAAGCTTCAACAAGCTTCAACAACTCAACAAGCTTCAAGAACGAAAAATCAAGAACGAAAATCAATTGATAATTACCCATTTCACGAAAATCAATTGATAATTCTACGCATTTCTCGTCCTTCTACCCATTTGACAGCAACAAATCAAGAATTTAGAAATCAAACTCTAAGAAAGAAAATTCTAGATCTGCAACCCCACCCAAAATCAGGGGTTTCAACCACGACATCGTCTCCCTCACCAGATCTAGGGATCCCGGTGTATGAGGCGGATGGAGGTGGTGGAGACCGAAGATGCGGTGGAGACGGTGGAGGGTAGAGACGGTGGAGGCGGTACAGGCGGTGGAGGAATGAAGTCGCCGGGATCTGGTGACTTGGTGAGGGGAAGCGAGATCTGAGGGGGATGGCGGTGGCGAGGTTGGGCGCTGATTCGTTAGAAGTGGAGGCTCCGTCTGCTGCTAGGGGGAAGCGAGATCTGAGGGGGATGCCGGTAGGCTccgtctgctgctgctgttagCCGGATTCTAGAGGGGAGGGGAagttgaagagagagagagagagtgtcgcCGGAGCTCTAGTGTCGGCGGCGACGCTCTGGCCGTTGAAGAGGGGAAGGGAagtcgaagagagagagagtgtgtggaGAGGAATGAAATTAAAGTGTGAAATGAATATTAGAGTATATCTttccttaattaaaaattaagaagatcctaattatttccaatttaagactgagcctattgggctgggacgtcccaaaaaggaaaacgagcctattgggctgggacggagggagtagtattttcgAGCAAAGTTTGTcgaaattaattagatatatcATGAaagatgatattttatttgaagaGATCGTAAAGTCATGTTGTCATTAATTTAACACAAATATTCTTATGCAATCGGTTGCACCATGCAACTGGTGTCCATAATGACACTATTTCATTCgaaaaatgacacttgaacatttccgaatgacactacttcaacatacaaatgacactttgagtgtcatttgtatattgaagtaaTGTCATTCAAAAATCAATTACATGGTACGACCGAGTGCCCGAGAAAGTGTCTCTTAATTTAATTGCTATGATTTTTAAGGTAATTACCCAATCATGAAGGTTGAGAAATTTGCCAAAATTGAAAACTATCCTCTCTTTTTTTCAATTGTAATACTTGAAGTCACACATCCAATCTAACAAAAATGCATCTATAAAACATCACATAATTCTATAATCTTTTGCTAATTAAACGGCTCATAGTTTTGCTAAGTTTGCTATTGATTGTTCCCAGCCACAGTACAAGATGGATGATTTTTCGTTATGATTATAAGATATTGTAAGAGTTGATATTACTTAGTTAATTACAAAAGTATTCCACCTCAATAAAGATTATAGAGTTATTTTACCATGAGGATATGGTAGTGTTGTAGACTATATCAATAAGATATTACTGTGTGATGTTACACATTTTAGATTTTATATAGACATTTACATTGTATGATAGataaaatgtatgattgagtatttttatcttcaacGGTATGATTGCTCCAATCTCACTTTTTCAATTGAACATGATCTCAcatttttatccttacaaatactttttatttatataaaaaaaatcacttcaaattcaatctcaaccacacatctcataaaatcGTGCGATCATTTCTCTACTACATAAAAATcttcaccaattttattaaaatttgtgtccgTCAAAAGTGTTATACTTTTGGTGGATGGAGGGGGTAACTTAAGAGTGcgttttctttggttgtaaatttataatggaaaaatgagggataaacaaaatttcaccttttaaatcatttctttcttttcgcttatttcctacttgacctttactcatttatttttttcactacAAAGGGGGATaatatattatccctccatttttggtgtggtaatattatccctcttttATAGTGAAAAAGAGAAATGAGTAAGAGTCaagtagaaaaagaaaaaaaaaagaaatgaaagatttaaagggtgaaattttagttatccctcattttcccatgataaatttataacaaaagaTAACACACCCCTAATAGTATTACTCCACTTTATAACGATAAATAATCTGAATACGAATCCTAATCCTCGATATACAAAATTTGCATATTAAGAAATAAATGcattatatatatctaatattcCATTGTAATTCAAACTCGACTTACTACACATTTTTTATGAAACAAAGACTTGCATATTGCGTATGCATTTAAGAGTATTTCTGGTGTAAATGGCTAGGCCCAATTGATAATGTTTTTCTGTTACGCAACCACCGTCGAAATGCTTATTGAATAAAACT
This window encodes:
- the LOC131005951 gene encoding uncharacterized protein LOC131005951 translates to MAGTAEGAGFWLPSEFLDDFLVDKENLNLTESDSEFRFPNEFPYDFGTKSDELLEFSQKRWVMSTSPQSTLSRMSSWTGRSAGGSTNGSPNGFPSPPTTPKNDAVGDLIYLAAGQVAKLKLAAGPTKHKGLVGPPRAPDHLYPAAKTPDPSLVHSIYLQQQMAKQQKQGCEMWPQMYQMRTGQDAWPVQPNPARVPGPGGRAAVYGGGGGAAVKRGCAGTGVFLPRRYGNNNNININNNNIIINNNNGCNAYASDSRKKPAGYSAASIPNRNVHALNKNFDTMNGFAQSQPHYQPKFIPEYDLLVARRNALVLQHRLLEGSSPMNRGAYLPQEWTY
- the LOC131006019 gene encoding 17.3 kDa class I heat shock protein-like translates to MSLIPSFLGRRGSAFDPFSVDLWDPFRDMRVGSGDETSQFAATRVDWKETAEAHVFKADVPGLKKEEVKVEVEEGNVLQISGERSRDKEEKSDTWHRVERSSGQFLRRFRLPENAKVDQVKASMENGVLTVTVPKAEVKKPEAKAIEISG